A region of Streptomyces sp. NBC_01750 DNA encodes the following proteins:
- a CDS encoding MarR family winged helix-turn-helix transcriptional regulator, with protein MPTSQDMTTHLDPGLLDALQHQVAVFARRAEQTRLGGVGQVRNSMDRAAYLLLNRLDLEGPMGVKALAAGMGIDSSTVTRQVAPLVDTGLVKRTSHPEDGRAVVLQLSPRGQARLEEVRSSRRELMAQVTDGWTEAERESFCTLLTRFNTALSARQAGLPPVDTETPPTS; from the coding sequence ATGCCCACTTCTCAGGACATGACGACTCATCTCGACCCCGGCCTCCTCGATGCCCTCCAGCACCAGGTCGCCGTCTTCGCACGCCGCGCGGAACAGACCCGGCTCGGCGGGGTCGGCCAGGTCCGCAACTCCATGGACCGCGCCGCCTATCTGCTCCTCAACCGGCTCGACCTGGAAGGCCCGATGGGCGTCAAGGCCCTGGCCGCGGGGATGGGCATCGACTCGTCGACCGTCACCCGCCAGGTGGCGCCGCTCGTCGACACCGGCCTCGTCAAGCGCACCTCGCACCCGGAGGACGGCCGCGCGGTCGTGCTCCAGCTGTCCCCGCGCGGGCAGGCCAGGCTCGAAGAGGTCCGCTCCTCGCGGCGCGAGCTGATGGCGCAGGTGACGGACGGCTGGACGGAGGCGGAGCGCGAGTCGTTCTGCACTCTGCTCACCCGCTTCAACACCGCGCTCTCCGCCCGCCAGGCCGGACTGCCGCCCGTGGACACGGAGACGCCGCCGACCTCTTGA
- a CDS encoding restriction endonuclease: MSRRSTGFVGVWAEMQRQQQRQLEAEARQRRQEAQQARAYQRRAAQSHREYKQAEALRRTEELDAQVASLQALLASGCRAPAFRAASLMRHEEIQPFAPGPLAQPVPMPDFNQYQTQSGWTASRRAQAQAEAQTRFERDWQAAQAVEAQRQQQLASYQREYQHWADAQLAEVRAHNAGVVAVIEGVKRRGPDSVVEYFSAALYASTAWPEGFPRQVAAAYDPAARQLVLDWELPAYSIVPEVKSVRYMSGVDQEKETPRPVGQRRALYREVLAQCMLLVLHELFAADELGALESVALNGFVDGHDPTTGRPGHIFLATVMASRSSFHDLHLAQVEAGSCLADALRGQLSARPDQLIPVRPSRRPQDVGNRVVAHGSDEEPDLYDMDPVAFENLVADLFRAMGMQAVTTQRSNDGGVDVDALDPAPIRGGKIVVQVKRYRNTVPPTAVRDLFGTVQDAGANKGVLVTTSGFGPGSHTFANGKPLELVSGTELVDLLHRHGLRGRLGESRRQAAAQLTPSGPDTRLPDDYNVLGMSWSGRVALDVCALVCSGNRVLSDDHFVFYNNPQTPDGSVRALPAAAPDKAAMCVSFDGLPEEADRFVLVAAIDPEVNPDADLSGFTDACIRLLDPGMAELGRLEVSDGRPRETALVLGSFRRRPNGDWDFVLGGKGYTGGLEELVQGYGIEVE; this comes from the coding sequence ATGAGTCGTCGCTCTACTGGCTTTGTCGGCGTGTGGGCTGAGATGCAACGGCAGCAGCAACGCCAACTGGAAGCCGAAGCCAGACAGCGGAGACAAGAAGCTCAGCAAGCGCGGGCCTACCAGCGACGAGCTGCCCAGAGCCACCGCGAATACAAGCAGGCAGAGGCGCTGCGTCGCACGGAGGAACTGGACGCACAGGTTGCGTCACTGCAAGCTCTTCTCGCATCGGGTTGTCGAGCCCCGGCTTTCAGGGCTGCCTCACTCATGCGACATGAGGAGATCCAGCCCTTCGCCCCCGGACCGTTGGCGCAGCCCGTGCCCATGCCGGATTTCAATCAGTACCAAACGCAGAGCGGTTGGACCGCGAGTCGCCGGGCTCAGGCGCAGGCCGAAGCGCAGACGCGCTTCGAGCGGGACTGGCAGGCTGCCCAGGCCGTGGAGGCTCAGCGACAGCAGCAGCTGGCGTCGTACCAGCGGGAGTACCAGCACTGGGCCGACGCTCAGTTGGCTGAGGTGCGCGCGCACAATGCCGGCGTCGTCGCGGTAATCGAGGGCGTAAAGCGCCGGGGTCCCGATTCCGTGGTCGAGTACTTCTCCGCCGCTCTCTATGCCTCAACGGCGTGGCCCGAAGGTTTCCCGCGTCAGGTTGCAGCTGCCTACGACCCGGCAGCCCGGCAGTTGGTGCTGGATTGGGAGTTGCCCGCTTACAGCATCGTCCCCGAGGTCAAGTCCGTTCGGTACATGTCCGGGGTCGATCAGGAAAAGGAGACCCCCCGTCCGGTAGGCCAGCGTCGAGCTCTGTACAGGGAGGTACTCGCGCAGTGCATGCTGCTCGTATTGCACGAACTCTTCGCCGCAGATGAGCTGGGTGCCCTTGAGTCGGTGGCCTTGAACGGGTTCGTCGATGGACACGACCCTACGACGGGCCGACCGGGCCATATCTTCCTCGCAACTGTCATGGCCTCGCGCTCTTCGTTCCATGACCTGCACCTAGCGCAGGTGGAGGCAGGCAGTTGCCTGGCTGACGCTCTGCGAGGGCAGCTCTCAGCCAGGCCGGACCAACTCATACCAGTACGGCCGAGTCGGCGGCCGCAAGATGTCGGGAACCGCGTCGTCGCCCACGGCAGCGACGAGGAACCGGATCTGTACGACATGGATCCGGTCGCATTCGAGAATCTTGTCGCCGATCTCTTCCGGGCCATGGGGATGCAAGCGGTGACGACCCAACGCTCAAACGATGGCGGTGTGGACGTCGACGCCCTGGATCCGGCACCGATCCGAGGCGGCAAGATCGTCGTGCAGGTGAAGCGTTACCGCAACACGGTGCCTCCCACTGCCGTGCGTGACTTGTTCGGGACTGTGCAGGACGCCGGCGCCAACAAGGGTGTCCTCGTGACGACGTCAGGGTTCGGTCCTGGCTCACACACCTTCGCCAATGGCAAGCCGCTGGAACTTGTCTCGGGCACAGAGCTCGTCGACCTGCTGCATCGTCATGGGCTGCGTGGGCGACTGGGCGAGAGCCGTCGTCAAGCCGCTGCACAGCTGACACCGTCGGGCCCGGACACTCGTTTGCCTGACGACTACAACGTCCTGGGCATGTCGTGGTCGGGAAGGGTCGCCTTGGACGTGTGTGCCCTCGTCTGCAGTGGCAACCGCGTCCTCAGCGACGATCACTTCGTCTTCTACAACAACCCGCAGACTCCGGACGGCTCAGTGCGTGCTCTTCCCGCAGCGGCGCCCGACAAGGCAGCAATGTGCGTCTCCTTCGACGGGTTGCCAGAGGAGGCCGATCGGTTCGTACTCGTGGCCGCCATCGACCCAGAGGTCAACCCGGACGCCGATCTCTCCGGTTTCACTGACGCCTGCATCCGGCTGCTCGATCCGGGGATGGCGGAGCTGGGACGGCTTGAGGTCTCCGACGGCCGGCCGCGCGAGACTGCCTTGGTACTCGGCTCCTTCCGTCGAAGGCCCAACGGGGACTGGGACTTCGTCCTCGGTGGCAAGGGCTACACGGGCGGCCTGGAGGAACTCGTTCAGGGTTACGGCATCGAGGTGGAGTAG
- a CDS encoding ATP-binding cassette domain-containing protein gives MPGAIYAEGLVKTFGEVRALDGVDLDVPEGTVLGLLGPNGAGKTTAVRVLTTLLQPDSGHAVVAGIDVLKHPNEVRRCIGLSGQFAAVDEYLTGRENLHMVGQLYQMSARDAKARAVQLLDRFNLADAADRPAKTYSGGMRRRLDLAAALVVSPPVMFMDEPTTGLDPRNRMQLWEVIQELVGGGTTLLLTTQYLEEADHLADDICVIDHGKVIARGTADQLKAQTGGERVEVVVHERDQIAPAREVLLGLGKGDVAVADHTRKLTVPVTGGAKLLAEVIRELDTRGVEIDDIGLRRPTLDDVFISLTGHAAELQDEENGEPEDAVAAKGKKTRKESAK, from the coding sequence ATGCCAGGCGCCATATACGCCGAAGGTCTGGTCAAGACCTTCGGCGAAGTAAGGGCTCTGGACGGCGTCGATCTCGACGTCCCCGAAGGCACGGTCCTGGGGCTTCTCGGCCCCAATGGAGCCGGCAAGACCACCGCCGTGCGCGTACTGACCACTTTGCTCCAGCCCGACAGCGGCCATGCCGTCGTCGCCGGAATCGACGTCCTGAAGCATCCGAACGAAGTCCGTCGCTGCATAGGCCTCTCCGGCCAGTTCGCCGCGGTCGACGAGTATCTGACAGGCCGTGAGAACCTCCACATGGTCGGCCAGCTCTACCAGATGAGCGCGCGCGACGCGAAGGCACGGGCGGTCCAGCTGCTCGACCGCTTCAACCTCGCCGACGCCGCCGACCGCCCGGCCAAGACGTACTCCGGCGGCATGCGCCGCCGGCTGGACCTCGCGGCCGCGCTGGTCGTCTCCCCGCCCGTGATGTTCATGGACGAGCCCACCACCGGGCTCGACCCGCGCAACCGGATGCAGCTGTGGGAGGTCATCCAGGAACTGGTCGGCGGCGGTACGACGCTGCTGCTCACCACCCAGTACCTCGAAGAGGCCGACCACCTGGCCGACGACATCTGCGTCATCGACCACGGCAAGGTCATCGCCCGCGGTACCGCCGACCAGCTCAAGGCCCAGACCGGCGGCGAGCGCGTCGAGGTCGTCGTGCACGAGCGGGACCAGATCGCCCCCGCCCGCGAGGTGCTGCTCGGCCTCGGCAAGGGCGATGTCGCCGTCGCCGACCACACCCGCAAGCTCACCGTTCCGGTCACCGGCGGCGCGAAGCTGCTCGCCGAGGTCATCCGCGAACTGGACACCCGGGGTGTCGAGATCGACGACATCGGTCTGCGCCGACCGACCCTCGACGACGTCTTCATCTCGCTCACCGGCCATGCCGCCGAGCTCCAGGACGAAGAGAACGGCGAACCCGAGGACGCCGTGGCGGCCAAGGGCAAGAAGACCCGGAAGGAGAGCGCGAAGTGA
- a CDS encoding DUF1059 domain-containing protein yields MTRKVADCRKFPSEMDCSLTISGEEEEVVRAAAEHAVSVHGHTDSLDLRAQIRETLEDEKVSA; encoded by the coding sequence ATGACGAGGAAAGTTGCCGACTGCCGCAAGTTCCCCAGCGAGATGGACTGCTCTCTCACCATCTCCGGTGAGGAGGAGGAAGTCGTACGGGCCGCCGCCGAACACGCGGTCTCCGTCCACGGGCACACGGACAGCCTCGATCTGCGCGCACAGATCCGCGAGACTCTCGAGGACGAGAAGGTCAGCGCCTGA
- the msrA gene encoding peptide-methionine (S)-S-oxide reductase MsrA: MFLSRRTPELPTPDQALRGRPDPEFTVPDRHTVLGNPLLGPYPEGLEIADFGLGCFWGAERKFWQTEGVWTTLVGYQGGYTPNPTYDEVCSGLTGHTEAVRVVFDPKIVSYAELLKLFWESHNPTQVFRQGNDVGTQYRSAIYTHSTAQAEAAEASREAYQKVLTGSGYGTITTEVLPAADRTFYAAEAYHQQYLDKNPAGYCGIGGTGVSCPIGVAKADG; encoded by the coding sequence ATGTTCCTGTCCCGCCGCACCCCCGAGCTCCCCACCCCTGACCAGGCCCTGCGCGGCCGCCCCGACCCCGAATTCACCGTCCCCGACCGCCACACGGTGCTGGGCAACCCACTGCTGGGCCCGTACCCGGAAGGCCTGGAGATCGCGGACTTCGGCCTGGGCTGCTTCTGGGGCGCGGAGCGCAAGTTCTGGCAGACGGAAGGCGTCTGGACGACCTTGGTCGGCTACCAGGGCGGCTACACGCCGAACCCGACATACGACGAGGTCTGCTCGGGCCTCACGGGCCACACGGAGGCGGTACGCGTCGTCTTCGACCCGAAGATCGTCTCGTACGCGGAGCTGCTGAAGCTGTTCTGGGAGTCCCACAACCCGACGCAGGTCTTCCGCCAGGGCAACGACGTGGGCACGCAGTACCGCTCGGCGATCTACACCCACTCGACGGCTCAGGCCGAGGCGGCGGAGGCGTCGCGGGAGGCGTACCAGAAGGTCCTGACGGGATCGGGGTACGGCACGATCACGACGGAAGTGCTGCCGGCGGCGGACCGTACGTTCTACGCGGCGGAGGCGTACCACCAGCAGTATCTCGACAAGAACCCGGCGGGGTACTGCGGGATCGGCGGGACGGGCGTCAGCTGCCCGATCGGCGTGGCCAAGGCGGACGGGTGA
- a CDS encoding cystathionine gamma-synthase, whose translation MSDEHSVHSFETLAIHAGNTADPLTGAVVPPIYQVSTYKQDGVGGLRGGYEYSRSANPTRTALEENLAAIEGGRRGLAFASGLAAEDCLLRTLLAPGDHVVIPNDAYGGTFRLFAKVVSRWGVEWSVADTSDPVAVRAAVTPKTKVIWVETPSNPLLGITDIAAVADVARGAGAKLVVDNTFASPYLQQPIALGADIVVHSLTKYMGGHSDVVGGALIAADRTVGEELAYHQNAMGAVAGPFDAWLVLRGIKTLPVRMDRHSENAGRVAEMLTKHPKVTKVLYPGLPEHPGHEIAAKQMKAYGGMVSFRIAGGEEAAVEVCNRAKLFTLGESLGGVESLIEHPGRMTHASVVGSALEVPGDLVRLSVGIESGDDLLADLKQALG comes from the coding sequence ATGAGTGACGAGCACAGTGTGCACAGCTTCGAGACCCTCGCCATCCACGCGGGCAACACCGCGGATCCGCTGACAGGCGCGGTCGTCCCGCCCATCTACCAGGTATCCACCTACAAGCAGGACGGGGTGGGCGGGCTCCGCGGCGGCTACGAGTACAGCCGTAGCGCCAACCCGACGCGTACCGCGCTGGAGGAGAACCTGGCGGCCATCGAGGGCGGCCGGCGCGGGCTCGCCTTCGCGTCCGGGCTGGCGGCGGAGGACTGCCTGCTGCGTACGCTGCTGGCGCCGGGTGACCATGTGGTGATCCCGAACGACGCGTACGGCGGCACCTTCCGGCTCTTCGCGAAGGTCGTCTCGCGCTGGGGCGTGGAGTGGTCGGTGGCCGACACCTCCGACCCGGTGGCGGTACGTGCCGCGGTCACCCCGAAGACGAAGGTGATCTGGGTCGAGACGCCCTCCAACCCGCTGCTCGGCATCACCGACATCGCGGCCGTGGCGGACGTGGCCCGCGGCGCGGGCGCGAAGCTCGTCGTCGACAACACTTTTGCCAGCCCCTATCTGCAGCAGCCGATCGCGCTCGGCGCGGACATCGTCGTGCACTCCCTCACCAAGTACATGGGCGGGCACTCGGACGTTGTCGGCGGTGCGCTGATCGCGGCGGACAGGACGGTCGGCGAGGAACTGGCGTACCACCAGAACGCGATGGGCGCGGTGGCCGGCCCGTTCGACGCGTGGCTGGTGCTGCGCGGCATCAAGACCCTTCCCGTCCGGATGGACCGGCACAGTGAGAACGCCGGCCGCGTCGCCGAGATGCTGACCAAGCACCCCAAGGTCACCAAGGTCCTCTACCCGGGGCTGCCGGAGCACCCGGGGCACGAGATCGCCGCGAAGCAGATGAAGGCGTACGGCGGCATGGTGTCGTTCCGCATCGCGGGCGGCGAGGAGGCGGCGGTCGAGGTCTGCAACCGCGCGAAGCTCTTCACGCTGGGCGAGTCCCTGGGCGGCGTCGAGTCCCTCATCGAGCACCCGGGCCGGATGACGCACGCGTCCGTGGTGGGTTCGGCGCTGGAGGTCCCGGGGGACCTGGTGCGCCTGTCGGTGGGCATCGAGTCGGGCGACGACCTCCTCGCGGACCTGAAGCAGGCGCTGGGCTGA
- a CDS encoding YhjD/YihY/BrkB family envelope integrity protein, producing the protein MTQVKPGSQPFERNIRVARHRPHDRSLGSAATQVPIFTEGRTARINRERLVRTLTFWLRPAFALRVINRFQRIVGFDRSMALASSALTALVPLIILGSAVLSDFVHYDSADRMIKRYSLSGAGAEAVNSLFTPAESTNASAGIFGVVFLTISVLSFARASQRLFEQTWELKPLSVRNTRNGLWWILTLGGYALVTGWLSVVLGGSGLGLVTAAGEAAVTAVFLVWSGWILSAKRINWPDLIPFGVTAAVLTAVYSVGATLYLPRLFNSSVSRYGVFGAVFAMISALFGAMLVLVASAALGREVRDELSRIRQGQRPSDHEVRQEWDSVVEQTRSRWRTAREQVSHRRIKGADH; encoded by the coding sequence ATGACCCAGGTCAAGCCTGGCTCACAGCCCTTTGAGCGAAACATCCGTGTCGCCCGTCATCGGCCTCATGACCGTTCGTTAGGCTCGGCCGCCACACAGGTTCCGATCTTCACGGAGGGCAGGACGGCGAGGATCAATCGCGAGCGGCTCGTCAGAACGCTGACATTCTGGCTGCGTCCCGCCTTCGCGTTGCGAGTCATCAACCGGTTTCAGAGGATCGTTGGTTTCGACCGCTCGATGGCCCTGGCGTCCAGCGCTCTCACCGCACTGGTTCCGCTCATAATCCTCGGCAGCGCCGTCCTGAGCGACTTCGTCCACTACGACTCCGCGGACCGGATGATCAAGCGCTACAGCCTCTCCGGAGCGGGCGCCGAGGCAGTCAACTCCCTCTTCACCCCTGCCGAGAGCACGAACGCGAGTGCGGGCATCTTCGGGGTGGTGTTCCTGACGATCTCGGTGCTGAGCTTCGCGCGGGCCTCGCAGCGGCTCTTCGAACAGACATGGGAACTCAAGCCCCTCAGCGTGCGCAACACACGAAACGGCCTGTGGTGGATCCTGACTCTTGGCGGCTACGCATTGGTCACCGGGTGGCTCTCCGTAGTCCTTGGCGGGAGCGGGCTGGGTTTGGTGACCGCGGCCGGCGAGGCAGCGGTAACCGCCGTGTTCCTTGTCTGGAGCGGCTGGATCCTGTCAGCGAAGCGGATCAACTGGCCCGACCTGATCCCTTTCGGAGTCACTGCAGCCGTTCTGACAGCGGTCTATTCCGTGGGCGCAACCCTCTACCTGCCGCGTCTCTTCAACTCCTCCGTCTCACGCTACGGGGTGTTCGGTGCCGTCTTCGCGATGATCTCGGCCCTCTTCGGAGCCATGCTCGTCCTCGTCGCATCGGCTGCACTCGGACGAGAAGTACGAGACGAGCTCAGCCGGATCCGTCAGGGCCAGCGCCCTTCAGACCATGAGGTTCGCCAGGAGTGGGACAGTGTGGTCGAGCAGACACGGTCACGTTGGCGCACGGCGCGGGAACAGGTCTCTCATCGTCGGATCAAGGGCGCGGACCACTGA
- a CDS encoding polysaccharide deacetylase family protein: MARHGGGRGWYGKLVGAALGVTVLATGASVWTAQAGAVGGASPKAAASATPGSDVKPVAVTIAHASDKGTRGVNITIDDGPDPVWTPQVLDVLREYGVKATFCMVGMQAQAHPDLVKKVVAAGHRLCNHSVSHDTTMDKKSQAYQSQQIRDAERMITEASGGVRPMYYRAPGGAFTPHSRTLAASRGMRPLGWNVDTKDFERPGTDAIVAIVERELPNGPTLLFHDAGGDRSQTVEALRRILPWLKEQGYSCGFPVR; this comes from the coding sequence ATGGCACGGCACGGTGGTGGGCGGGGCTGGTACGGCAAGCTGGTCGGGGCGGCGCTCGGGGTGACGGTGCTCGCCACCGGTGCCTCGGTGTGGACGGCGCAGGCCGGCGCCGTGGGCGGCGCGTCGCCAAAAGCGGCCGCGTCGGCGACGCCGGGCAGTGACGTCAAGCCGGTCGCGGTGACCATCGCGCACGCCTCGGACAAGGGGACGCGCGGCGTCAACATCACCATCGACGACGGCCCCGACCCTGTGTGGACCCCTCAAGTGCTGGACGTGCTGCGGGAGTACGGGGTGAAGGCCACGTTCTGCATGGTGGGGATGCAGGCGCAGGCCCACCCCGACCTCGTGAAGAAGGTGGTCGCGGCCGGGCACCGGCTGTGCAACCACTCGGTGTCGCACGACACCACCATGGACAAGAAGTCCCAGGCCTACCAGTCGCAGCAGATACGCGACGCCGAACGCATGATCACCGAGGCGTCCGGAGGTGTACGGCCGATGTACTACCGGGCGCCCGGCGGGGCCTTCACCCCTCACAGCCGTACGCTCGCCGCTTCCCGGGGGATGCGCCCGCTGGGCTGGAACGTGGACACCAAGGACTTCGAACGACCGGGCACGGACGCCATCGTCGCCATCGTCGAGCGGGAGCTGCCGAATGGGCCGACGCTCCTCTTCCACGACGCGGGCGGCGACCGTTCCCAGACGGTCGAGGCCTTGCGCCGGATCCTCCCCTGGCTCAAGGAGCAGGGCTACTCCTGCGGCTTCCCGGTGCGTTGA
- a CDS encoding sigma factor-like helix-turn-helix DNA-binding protein produces the protein MSERQTAQGRRRAREFEAFVAGAAGRLLHAATLLTAEAPGVTPHAQQLLTAALAHTYAEWDRLRGEDPYDRTRQELATRFARSAWRYHKVHGGVLARLTPQERLILVLRLYEGVAEEQTAALIGLPVERVRSICTRAIATMRSAPAEAVS, from the coding sequence GTGAGCGAGCGGCAGACGGCCCAGGGGCGTCGCCGGGCCCGGGAGTTCGAGGCATTCGTCGCGGGCGCGGCCGGCCGACTGCTGCATGCGGCGACGCTGCTCACCGCCGAGGCACCCGGCGTCACCCCGCACGCGCAGCAGCTGCTCACCGCCGCGCTGGCCCATACGTACGCGGAGTGGGACCGGCTGCGCGGCGAGGATCCGTACGACCGCACACGCCAGGAACTCGCCACGCGCTTCGCACGCAGTGCCTGGCGCTACCACAAGGTGCACGGCGGCGTACTGGCACGTCTCACCCCGCAGGAGCGCCTGATCCTGGTGCTGCGCCTGTACGAAGGGGTCGCCGAGGAGCAGACGGCGGCGCTGATCGGACTCCCGGTGGAACGGGTCCGCTCGATCTGCACGCGCGCAATCGCGACGATGCGCAGCGCCCCGGCGGAGGCGGTGTCATGA
- the ilvA gene encoding threonine ammonia-lyase produces MSFSTSGTLRPVILDDIRGAQKMLSGVARTTAMEGSRHLSRLVGAPVHLKCENLQRTGSFKLRGAYVRIAGLSPEERAAGVVAASAGNHAQGVALASSLLGVHSTVFMPMGAPLPKVAATREYGAEVRLHGQVIEETMTAAQEYARETGAVFIHPFDHPDIIAGQGTVGLEILEQCPEVQTIVVGIGGGGLAAGIAVAVKTLRPDVKLIGVQAEGSAAYPPSLSAGHPVSIDSPSTMADGIKVGRPGDVPFKIIGDLMDEVRTVSEDALSSALLLCLERAKLVVEPAGASPVAALLSDPRSFQGPVVALLSGGNVDPLLMQRILRHGMAAAGRYLSLRVRLTDRPGALAALLAALSVVDANVLDVSHVRTDPRLGLTEVEVELQLETKGPEHCEEVATALRGAGYTVVG; encoded by the coding sequence ATGAGCTTCAGTACGTCTGGCACCTTGCGTCCCGTCATCCTCGACGACATCCGCGGGGCGCAGAAGATGCTCTCGGGCGTCGCGAGAACCACCGCGATGGAGGGCAGCAGACATCTGTCGCGGCTGGTGGGCGCGCCCGTCCACCTCAAGTGCGAGAACCTTCAGCGCACCGGTTCGTTCAAGCTGCGCGGCGCGTACGTACGGATCGCGGGCCTCTCCCCCGAGGAGCGCGCGGCGGGCGTCGTGGCCGCCTCCGCCGGCAACCACGCGCAGGGTGTGGCGCTGGCGTCCTCGCTGCTCGGCGTGCACTCCACCGTGTTCATGCCGATGGGAGCGCCGCTGCCGAAGGTCGCCGCGACCAGGGAGTACGGGGCCGAGGTGCGGCTGCACGGTCAGGTCATCGAGGAGACCATGACCGCGGCGCAGGAGTACGCGCGCGAGACGGGTGCGGTCTTCATCCACCCCTTCGACCACCCGGACATCATCGCCGGGCAGGGCACGGTGGGTCTGGAGATCCTCGAGCAGTGCCCTGAGGTGCAGACGATCGTCGTCGGTATCGGCGGCGGCGGGCTTGCGGCCGGTATCGCTGTGGCGGTGAAGACGCTGCGTCCCGATGTGAAGCTGATCGGTGTGCAGGCGGAGGGCTCGGCCGCGTACCCGCCTTCGCTGTCCGCCGGGCATCCGGTGTCGATCGATTCGCCGTCGACGATGGCGGACGGCATCAAGGTGGGCCGGCCCGGCGACGTTCCGTTCAAAATCATTGGCGATCTCATGGACGAGGTCCGTACGGTCTCCGAGGACGCGCTCTCCAGCGCGCTGCTGCTCTGCCTGGAGCGGGCGAAGCTCGTTGTCGAGCCTGCCGGGGCGAGTCCGGTGGCGGCGCTGCTGAGTGACCCGCGGTCGTTCCAGGGGCCGGTCGTGGCCCTGCTGTCGGGCGGCAATGTGGACCCGCTGCTGATGCAGCGCATCCTGCGGCACGGCATGGCGGCGGCGGGACGCTATCTCTCGCTGCGGGTGCGTCTGACGGACCGGCCGGGGGCGCTTGCCGCACTTCTGGCGGCGTTGTCAGTGGTCGACGCTAACGTGCTTGACGTGAGTCATGTACGGACCGACCCGCGGCTCGGGCTCACGGAGGTGGAGGTGGAGTTGCAGCTGGAGACGAAGGGCCCGGAGCACTGCGAAGAGGTCGCGACGGCACTGCGCGGGGCGGGTTACACGGTCGTGGGCTGA
- a CDS encoding serine hydrolase domain-containing protein codes for MADIQGSYDDLFTAVPSALAALLDEGDAGGSVAVFVDGRPVVDVWGGFTDADRTIPWQRDTIVNVWSVTKTMTALCALVLADRGELDLAAPVARYWPEFAAAGKEKVLVRHLLAHTAGLPDWDGPVAELYDWTSATARLAAQAPQWEPGTEAGYHSLTQGFLVGEVVRRITGRTLGAFFADEVAGPLGADFHIGLPAEHDHRVALTIPPQSRDDGYAASARVSGAAPAAGTPIRVHDGNSVAWRRAQIPAASGLGNARSVALVQSVMACGGSVRGARLLSQAGCDRAREEQFHGDDRVLGMPMRWGLGYGLFGNTYGWGGWGGSLVVIDPDARMAVAYVTHQMREPADDNRGLEIVTAAYDGLTGLRA; via the coding sequence ATGGCGGACATTCAGGGATCATACGATGATCTGTTCACTGCCGTGCCCAGCGCGCTGGCGGCATTGCTGGACGAGGGAGACGCCGGTGGCTCGGTGGCCGTCTTCGTGGATGGCCGGCCGGTGGTGGACGTCTGGGGCGGATTCACCGACGCCGACCGTACGATCCCGTGGCAGCGCGACACGATCGTCAACGTCTGGTCCGTCACCAAGACGATGACCGCGCTGTGCGCCCTGGTTCTCGCCGACCGTGGCGAACTGGACCTGGCCGCGCCGGTCGCCCGGTACTGGCCGGAGTTCGCCGCGGCGGGCAAAGAGAAGGTGCTGGTACGCCACCTGCTCGCGCACACGGCTGGCCTGCCCGACTGGGACGGGCCGGTGGCGGAGCTGTACGACTGGACGTCCGCCACGGCACGACTGGCCGCGCAGGCTCCGCAATGGGAGCCGGGCACCGAGGCCGGATACCACTCGCTCACCCAGGGATTCCTCGTGGGCGAGGTCGTACGCCGCATCACCGGTCGGACTCTGGGCGCGTTCTTCGCCGACGAGGTTGCCGGCCCGCTGGGCGCGGACTTCCACATCGGCCTGCCCGCCGAGCACGACCACCGGGTGGCGCTCACGATCCCGCCACAGTCCCGGGACGACGGCTACGCCGCGAGTGCCCGCGTCAGCGGCGCGGCTCCCGCCGCCGGGACACCGATACGGGTCCACGACGGGAACAGCGTGGCCTGGCGCCGTGCGCAAATCCCTGCGGCGAGCGGGCTCGGCAACGCCCGCTCGGTCGCCCTCGTCCAGTCCGTGATGGCCTGCGGAGGATCGGTGCGGGGGGCGCGGCTGCTGTCGCAGGCGGGTTGTGACCGTGCCCGGGAGGAGCAGTTCCACGGCGATGACCGCGTCCTGGGCATGCCGATGCGCTGGGGTCTGGGCTACGGACTGTTCGGCAACACCTATGGGTGGGGCGGTTGGGGCGGCTCACTGGTCGTGATCGACCCTGATGCCCGTATGGCAGTGGCGTACGTGACACATCAGATGCGTGAACCCGCCGACGACAATCGGGGACTAGAGATCGTCACGGCCGCGTATGACGGACTCACGGGTCTGCGCGCCTGA